One Salmo trutta chromosome 19, fSalTru1.1, whole genome shotgun sequence genomic window carries:
- the LOC115154897 gene encoding pre-mRNA-splicing factor RBM22, whose product MATSLGANIYNRQNWEDADFPILCQTCLGENPYIRMTKEKYGKECKICARPFTVFRWCPGTRMRFKKTEVCQTCSKMKNVCQTCLLDLEYGLPIQVRDTGLSIKDDVPKSDVNKEYYTQNMEREIGNSDGTRPVGLLGKAPSSSDMLLKLARTTPYYKRNRPHICSFWVKGECKRGEECPYRHEKPTDPDDPLADQNIKDRYYGINDPVADKLLKRASTMPRLDTPEDKSITTLYVGGLGDSITDSELRNHFYQFGEIRTTTIVQRQQCAFIQFATRQAAELAAEKSFNKLIIKGRRLNVKWGRSQGARGKEGREREGVTEMGMKLEPVPGLPGALPPPPVDEDAPTNYFNLGPNSAPPVMNISLPPPPGVAMPPPGFGPPMFHSMDPMAIPHPMGMRPPGHVHYPSQDPQRMGAHASRHGGS is encoded by the exons ATGGCGACATCTTTAGGAGCTAATATTTACAACAGACAAAATTGGGAAGACGCG GATTTTCCTATTCTCTGCCAGACATGTCTTGGAGAGAATCCTTATATTCGAATG ACCAAGGAGAAATATGGCAAGGAGTGCAAG ATATGTGCCAGGCCCTTCACAGTGTTCCGATGGTGTCCTGGGACCCGCATGCGATTCAAAAAGACAGAGGTGTGCCAGACGTGCAGTAAGATGAAGAATGTCTGTCAGACGTGCCTGCTGGATCTAGAGTATG GCTTGCCAATACAGGTCCGAGACACCGGGCTCTCAATCAAGGACGACGTGCCAAAATCCGATGTGAACAAGGAATACTACACTCAGAACATGGAAAGAGAG ATAGGGAACTCTGATGGTACACGGCCAGTGGGTCTCCTGGGTAAGGCCCCCAGCTCTAGTGACATGCTGCTGAAGCTAGCCCGCACCACGCCTTACTACAAGAGGAACAGACCACACATCTGCTCCTTCTGGGTGAAGGGAGAATgtaagagaggagaagagtgtcCCTACCG GCATGAGAAGCCAACTGATCCTGACGATCCCCTGGCAGACCAGAACATTAAGGACCGTTACTATGGTATCAACGACCCTGTGGCTGATAAGCTGCTGAAGAGGGCCTCCACCATGCCTAGACTGGATACGCCAGAGGACAAGTCCATCACTACGCTGTATGTGGGGGGGCTCGGAGACTCCATCACTGACTCAGAGCTCAG GAACCATTTCTACCAGTTTGGGGAGATCCGGACCACCACCATCGTTCAGAGGCAGCAGTGTGCCTTCATCCAGTTTGCCACCCGTCAGGCTGCAGAGTTGGCTGCTGAGAAATCCTTCAACAAGCTCATTATCAAAGGTCGCAGACTCAACGTCAAGTGGGGCAG GTCCCAGGGGGCgcgggggaaggagggaagggagagggaaggggtgaCAGAGATGGGGATGAAGCTGGAGCCGGTACCTGGACTGCCTGGAG CACTACCTCCGCCACCTGTGGATGAAGATGCCCCTACCAACTATTTCAACCTGGGCCCCAACTCAGCCCCTCCTGTCATGAACATCAGTCTACCCCCACCCCCCGGCGTGGCTATGCCCCCTCCAG GCTTTGGCCCACCTATGTTCCACTCCATGGACCCCATGGCGATACCCCATCCCATGGGGATGAGGCCTCCTGGCCATGTCCACTACCCCTCCCAGGATCCACAGCGCATGGGTGCACACGCCAGTCGTCACGGAGGCTCCTAG
- the LOC115154898 gene encoding ADP-ribosylation factor-like protein 3 produces MGEVQKGFFSVLQKLKGTTEQELRIVLLGLDNAGKTTLLKQLSSEDVNTITPTQGFNIKSLTSHGMKLNVWDIGGQRKIRPFWKKYLENTDLLIYVIDSADKKRFEETGLELSELIVDENLKGVPVLIFANKQDLATASPASEIAEGLNLHTYRDRAWQIQACSAFSGEGVQDGMNWISDTIVNRKKAD; encoded by the exons ATGGGAGAAGTTCAAAAG GGGTTTTTCTCAGTCCTACAGAAATTAAAAGGAACCACAGAACAGGAACTTCGGATAGTCCTTCTGGGTCTAGACAACGCTGGCAAAACAACGCTGCTAAAACAGCTTTCATCCGAGGATGTCAACACCATTACTCCTACACAG GGCTTCAACATTAAGAGTCTCACGTCTCACGGAATGAAACTGAACGTGTGGGACATTGGAGGACAGAGGAAGATTCGACCCTTCTGGAAGAAATATTTGGAAAACACAGATTTGTTG ATATATGTCATAGATAGTGCAGACAAGAAGCGGTTTGAAGAAACTGGACTG GAGCTGTCAGAACTGATCGTTGACGAGAACCTGAAGGGGGTTCCAGTGCTCATCTTTGCCAACAAGCAGGACCTGGCCACGGCCTCGCCTGCCAGCGAAATTGCAGAGGGCTTGAACCTGCACACGTACCGCGACCGGGCGTGGCAGATCCAGGCCTGCTCCGCTTTCTCTGGAGAGGGAGTACAG GACGGCATGAACTGGATTTCCGACACCATTGTGAATAGGAAGAAAGCTGACTAA